In Palaeococcus ferrophilus DSM 13482, the genomic window TTGCTCTCCCTAAGCCGCATGAGGAGCTTCCTAACCTCCAGCATCTTAAACCCGGTCTTTTCCGATATCTCAGCCGCCGTAAGCTCCTCCTCATTCAAAAGCTCAAGTATTCTTTCCGCTTTCATTCTCCTCCCTCCAGTTTTTTATAACGTTCTATAACCCCGATTAACCTTTCGATTACACCGAGGGTCTTCTCGAGTTCATCCATATCCTCGGGAAGTGAGTTAACCAGCTCCGTGAGTTTGGCCATGAGGGCTTCCTCAACACCCTTGAGTTCCTTCTTTTTCTGCCTTGACCTGTACTCGCACACCGGGCAGAAAACCCTCCCATCCTTCTCAAAGAGGGGTGCCCCGCACTTCGGGCAGTGTTTGTCGAGCATCTTGGCCCCCGAGAGCAGGAGGGGCGTTATGACCTTTCTTATCTCCTCGTTGGTGAGAGCCATCCTCATCCCTCCAGGAGAAGCGAGTAAACCTCAAGGAACGCCCTCTTACCCAGCCGGGAGCGCTTCAACCTGTCTGAGACCTCCGCCATGTCAAAGGCCACAACTTTGAATTCCCTCTTTACTGCCTCAAGAAGCTCCAAAAGCTCCTCCAGTGTGAGCTCCCCATGCTGGAAGCGGGCTATCCTGTACTCCGGGCCCAGAACGTCGAGGTCAACCGTCAGGTAAATCTCCTCCCCAAGGTAGCGCCTCGCCTCCTTCACAACGCGCTCAACGCCGTGGGTCTCGAGGTTAACGTAGCCCTTCCAGCCCCTCTTCGTTTTTCTGCTCCTGTTCAGCGCTGGAAACACTCTAACCCGCCGCGTCCAGAGGCTCGTGTTGGGCGTTGAGGGCACCATGAGGGTGGCGCCGATTACAGCCGCCCGCTCCACGAGCTTTCCCTCGAGGGCGTAGGCGAGCCACGAGCCATGGTCGAGGTAGTCGTGCATGAGGTCGGTGTGGGCGTCTATGCTGAGGAGTGCCCTTGGACGGAGCTTCTCCACTATACCGTAAGTGGCGAGGTGTTCCCCCACAACGTAGCTCCCATCGAGGGGCAGGTTCTGAGACAGGAGCGCCACATTATTTGATTCGACAATTATGTAATTATCCAAAAGCTTGTTCTTTTTGAGCAGGTTGAGGGCATAGAGCACCCCATCCCTGTTCGGCCGCTCACCGAAGGGGACGAACGTCGTCATTCTCTCACCGGGAGAGAGTAGCATTAAAAGCTTTTAAACGTTTAGCGAGAAATCCCTCAGGTGGGAACATGGAGAGGTACACATTCATGATAAAGGCCCCCAAGGGCTATCCTGTTGATGAGATAGCGCGAGAGACGAGGGAATTTGTGGAGGGCCGCTTTGGTCGGGAGGTGAAGGTGGAGGCCCACAGGTGCATAGGCCTCACGGCTGACGTTGTGATACTCCACGGGGATGGCATAGTCCTGGTTAGGAGAAAAAACGAGCCCTTCAAGGATTCTTGGGCCATTCCAGGTGGTTTTGTGGAGTACGGCGAGAGGGTGGAAGAGGCCGCGGTGAGGGAAGCCCGGGAGGAGACAGGCTTAGATGTAGAGATAATAGGCCTCATAGGGGTTTACAGCGATCCCAGTAGGGACCCCCGGGGTCACACGGTCACAACGGCCTTTCTGGCGAGGGGTAGCGGAAGGCTCAGGGGCGGGGACGACGCGAGGGAGGCAAGGGTCTTTAGGCGGGAGGAGCTCAAAGGGCTCAAGCTCGCCTTCGACCATGAGAGGATACTCCGCGATGCATTTGACATCATTGATGCACTGAGCCTTTAATGGCCCTCAGGAAGCGTTGAACCACCTCGGGTGGGGCTTCCCTTCGTGGTGAGCGCTTCAACCGGGGTTTTTTCACCCCTCCCGCGTAGGCCGTTAGCACTTCAATCGCCTGTTCCCACGCTCCACGGAAGTTGATAACCGGCTCGAAATCCTCGTCCACGTAATAGTATTCCCCGGTTCTCCCATCGTAGACCAAAATTGAGGGGTACATCTCGTCGTTCTCACAGGGACAGTCCATATCAAGGCTGAGCTCGATGACGAAGTCCCCAACCTCCGCCCTGCCGCTCTCCCGGAGTTCTTTCCACATCCTCACCACCCTTTATGAATGAAAATTCATGGATTATAAGCCTCACCAAAAGTATTATTAGTCCGTTTCGACAAACATTTTAGTGGTGATAGCATGAGGCCCAAGGTAGCGGTTCTCTTCAAAATGAAGAGCAAGCCCGTTGAGGAACTCGAGAAGTACGCGGATGTAGAGTTCATTCTGTATCCAAGCGTTGATGAGCTCAAGGAGAGGATAGGCGAGTTCGATGGGGTGATAGTCTCGCCGCTTAACAGAATCCCGCGGGAAGTGATTGAAAGGGCGGAGAAGCTCAGGGTGGTAAGCTGCCACTCAGCCGGCTACGACCACGTTGACGTTGAGGCGGCGACGGAAAGGGGAATCTACGTTACGAAGGTCTCCGGCGTCCTCAGCGAGGCGGTTGCAGAGTTCGCCGTTGGCCTGACCATCGCGCTCCTCAGGAAGATAGCCTACACCGACAGGCTCACGCGCTCCGGAAAGTGGGAGAGTCACGCGATGATATGGAGCGAGTTCAAAGAAATAGAGACTGTCTACGGCAAGAAGGTAGGAATCCTCGGCATGGGCGCTATCGGGAAGGCGATAGCGAGAAGGATGAAGGCGATGGGCACGGAGATACTATACTGGTCGCGATCAAGGAAGGAGGACATTGAAAACGAAGTTGGCGCGGTTTACAGACCGCTTGAAGACGTCCTGAGGGAGAGCGACATCGTGATTCTGGCACTGCCTTCGACGCCTGAAACCTACCACATCATCAACGAGGAGCGCCTGAAGCTCCTAGAGGGCGGGTATCTGGTTAACATCGGGCGTGGAACCCTCGTGGACGAGGAGGCCGTCGTCAGGGCCATCGAAGAGGGCAGGCTCAAGGGCTACGCTACAGATGTGTTCGAGAAGGAGCCGGTGCAGGAGCACGAGCTGTTCAAGTACAAGTGGGAGACCGTCTTAACTCCACACCACGCGGGTCTGAGTAGAGAAGCGATGGAAGACATGGGCTTCCAAGCGGTGAAGAACCTCCTCACCGTTCTGAGGGGGGAGATACCGGGAGACCTCGTGAACAGGGAAGTCGTGAAGGTTCGCCCGCCTGAGAAAGTGAAGATGCTCTGAGGTGGTTGTTATGCTGATTGATGAGCTGAGGGAGATAACCCAGATTCCGGGCATTTCGGGCTACG contains:
- a CDS encoding Sjogren's syndrome/scleroderma autoantigen 1 family protein encodes the protein MALTNEEIRKVITPLLLSGAKMLDKHCPKCGAPLFEKDGRVFCPVCEYRSRQKKKELKGVEEALMAKLTELVNSLPEDMDELEKTLGVIERLIGVIERYKKLEGGE
- a CDS encoding arginase family protein, yielding MTTFVPFGERPNRDGVLYALNLLKKNKLLDNYIIVESNNVALLSQNLPLDGSYVVGEHLATYGIVEKLRPRALLSIDAHTDLMHDYLDHGSWLAYALEGKLVERAAVIGATLMVPSTPNTSLWTRRVRVFPALNRSRKTKRGWKGYVNLETHGVERVVKEARRYLGEEIYLTVDLDVLGPEYRIARFQHGELTLEELLELLEAVKREFKVVAFDMAEVSDRLKRSRLGKRAFLEVYSLLLEG
- a CDS encoding NUDIX domain-containing protein, with the translated sequence MERYTFMIKAPKGYPVDEIARETREFVEGRFGREVKVEAHRCIGLTADVVILHGDGIVLVRRKNEPFKDSWAIPGGFVEYGERVEEAAVREAREETGLDVEIIGLIGVYSDPSRDPRGHTVTTAFLARGSGRLRGGDDAREARVFRREELKGLKLAFDHERILRDAFDIIDALSL
- a CDS encoding 2-hydroxyacid dehydrogenase, with the translated sequence MRPKVAVLFKMKSKPVEELEKYADVEFILYPSVDELKERIGEFDGVIVSPLNRIPREVIERAEKLRVVSCHSAGYDHVDVEAATERGIYVTKVSGVLSEAVAEFAVGLTIALLRKIAYTDRLTRSGKWESHAMIWSEFKEIETVYGKKVGILGMGAIGKAIARRMKAMGTEILYWSRSRKEDIENEVGAVYRPLEDVLRESDIVILALPSTPETYHIINEERLKLLEGGYLVNIGRGTLVDEEAVVRAIEEGRLKGYATDVFEKEPVQEHELFKYKWETVLTPHHAGLSREAMEDMGFQAVKNLLTVLRGEIPGDLVNREVVKVRPPEKVKML